A stretch of Malus sylvestris chromosome 11, drMalSylv7.2, whole genome shotgun sequence DNA encodes these proteins:
- the LOC126588419 gene encoding uncharacterized protein LOC126588419, translating into MLKILNKKLLRLCSRLRWPARRRSRPKVVIKKFGKTSSRKSQPENETNATHASAAVHPNTDSKPERPIRVATFNAALFSMAPAVPKAEKFGNLDGENGGSSLKLHKHVSRTKSSGSERPKSILKQSPLHPNSMNNSDNLTKQQKFSKSKLRVSINLPDNEISLLKNRQLSFSEGRAKEDAFSPVTGKSPLRSSSVRFSGVLRSGAAADGDLYTSHRTVLEVLREMDADVLALQDVKAEEEKDMKPLSDLAAALGMNYVFAESWAPEYGNAILSKWPIKRSKIVKIFDDTDFRNVLKATIDVPEAGEVNFHCTHLDHLDESWRMRQINAIIQSSNEPHILAGGLNSLDESDYSQERWTDIVKYYEDMGKPRPKVEVMRYLKSKQYTDAKDFEGEYESVVMIAKGQSVQGTCKYGTRVDYILASANSPYKFVPGSYSVFSSKGTSDHHIVRVDVVKVDNCAEENNTRRRQVKQKVTKITNTTSPSKGLWKIPRI; encoded by the exons ATGCTAAAAATCCTCAACAAGAAGCTCCTCCGCCTCTGCTCCCGCCTCCGTTGGCCGGCCCGCCGCCGTTCCCGCCCCAAAGTCGTCATCAAAAAGTTCGGAAAAACAAGCTCCAGAAAATCCCAACCCGAAAATGAAACGAATGCCACTCATGCGTCGGCGGCAGTACACCCCAATACCGACTCAAAACCAGAGCGGCCGATTCGAGTGGCGACTTTCAACGCCGCTCTCTTCTCAATGGCGCCGGCGGTTCCGAAAGCCGAGAAATTCGGGAACTTGGACGGCGAAAATGGAGGTAGTAGCTTGAAGCTTCATAAGCACGTTAGTCGAACAAAGTCTTCGGGAAGCGAACGTCCGAAGAGCATTCTGAAACAGAGTCCCCTGCATCCGAATTCAATGAACAATTCGGATAATCTCACGAAACAGCAGAAGTTCTCGAAATCTAAGTTAAGGGTTTCTATCAATCTGCCGGATAACGAGATTTCGCTGCTAAAAAACCGGCAGTTGAGCTTTTCGGAAGGCAGAGCAAAGGAAGATGCTTTTTCTCCGGTCACCGGAAAATCTCCTCTTAGATCGTCGAGCGTGAGATTTTCTGGAGTTTTAAGAAGTGGGGCTGCGGCGGATGGAGATTTGTACACAAGTCATCGGACGGTTCTTGAAGTTTTGAGAGAGATGGATGCCGATGTTTTGGCGCTGCAGGATGTGAAggcggaggaggagaaggataTGAAGCCGCTGTCTGACTTGGCGGCGGCGTTGGGAATGAATTACGTTTTTGCCGAGAGCTGGGCGCCGGAGTACGGCAACGCTATTTTGTCGAAATGGCCAATTAAGCGGTCCAAGATCGTCAAAATCTTTGACGACACCGATTTCAG GAATGTCCTGAAGGCCACCATTGATGTTCCTGAAGCTGGAGAAGTAAACTTCCATTGCACCCACCTCGATCATCTTGATGAGAGCTGGAGGATGAGACAGATCAATGCTATAATCCAATCAAGCAATGAGCCCCATATCTTGGCTGGAGGCCTCAATTCTTTGGATGAGTCAGACTATTCTCAAGAAAGATGGACTGATATTGTAAAG TATTATGAGGATATGGGGAAACCAAGGCCTAAGGTTGAAGTAATGAGATACTTGAAGAGCAAGCAATACACAGATGCTAAGGACTTTGAAGGAGAATATGAGTCAGTAGTGATGATTGCCAAAGGCCAAA GCGTGCAGGGAACATGCAAGTACGGAACGAGAGTCGATTATATATTGGCATCTGCAAATTCACCTTACAAATTTGTTCCTGGATCATACTCAGTGTTTTCTTCCAAGGGAACTTCAGATCATCATATAGTAAGAGTTGATGTGGTAAAAGTGGATAACTGTGCTGAAGAAAATAACACCAGAAGAAGGCAGGTGAAGCAGAAAGTTACCAAGATAACAAACACTACTTCTCCATCAAAAGGGCTATGGAAAATTCCACGTATATGA
- the LOC126588763 gene encoding probable indole-3-acetic acid-amido synthetase GH3.6 produces the protein MTDDELLTKLDDSTRSAALHQIDALRSILDQNGSVAYLQPYLSPQDTPPDAAAFRRSVPLSTYDDYAEFINQMADTPHIHRQQPLLSVDPLLCFFYSSGTSSPRPKLIPYFDSKLSKAASFIAHQGSSAILRRLFPPRPSVNKIMWFIYADNVTTTRGGFKVMAASTYPLQSGNANWSQLSFISSPPEVILGSNVEHQMYCHLLCGLRNCDSIDAIRAPYAIGLIKVFRLLESKWEQMCNDLEHGIPSLEIADVAMRDSVVDVLGGPQPDLAKRLRTVFEGKSWSGIVSKLWPNARYVKCVATGSMQQYYPKLKQYAGEIPLLGGDYFASECCVGINLDITQPPEKTKFVLLPTAAYFEFLPFDMNETNDAGTETVDVSGVEVGKMYQVVVTTYRGFYRYHLGDIVRVVGFYNLSPEVEFVMRAPKGPGEIITEKDLMCAMQGFQLMLENAMAMEITEFASFLDTELSPKQLKVFAEVGEGCMLFTQEKIEDSLVVLRRCCSSIEDGLGSIYKVQRDRGEAGPLLLYVVKSGSFNRLSQVAIRNGAPASQYKPPKIIRNSEIVRLLEESSLITIT, from the exons ATGACGGACGACGAGCTGCTAACCAAACTCGATGACTCCACCAGAAGCGCCGCGCTACACCAGATCGACGCCCTCCGCTCCATCCTCGACCAGAACGGCTCCGTCGCCTATCTCCAGCCTTACCTCTCTCCCCAGGATACGCCGCCGGACGCCGCCGCATTCCGTCGCTCCGTGCCGCTGTCTACCTACGACGACTACGCCGAATTCATCAATCAAATGGCCGACACTCCACATATTCATCGTCAACAGCCTCTCCTCTCAGTCGATCCACTGCTCTGCTTCTTCTACAG CTCCGGGACAAGCTCACCGAGGCCAAAGTTGATACCTTACTTCGATTCCAAACTCTCCAAAGCCGCCTCCTTTATAGCTCACCAGGGCAGTTCTGCAATTCTCAGAAG GCTGTTTCCTCCGAGGCCCTCAGTGAATAAGATAATGTGGTTTATATATGCCGATAATGTGACAACTACACGAGGTGGTTTTAAGGTTATGGCTGCTTCGACATACCCTTTGCAGAGTGGCAATGCAAATTGGTCTCAGCTTAGCTTTATTTCGAGTCCCCCGGAAGTCATTCTCGGGTCGAATGTTGAGCACCAGATGTATTGCCATCTCCTTTGTGGCCTCAGGAACTGTGATTCAATCGATGCAATTCGAGCCCCTTATGCAATAGGCTTGATCAAAGTGTTTCGCCTCCTTGAGTCCAAGTGGGAGCAGATGTGTAATGACCTTGAACACGGGATCCCGAGTTTGGAGATTGCTGATGTTGCAATGAGGGATTCTGTTGTTGATGTCCTTGGTGGGCCTCAACCGGACTTGGCAAAGAGACTTCGGACAGTTTTTGAGGGGAAGAGTTGGAGTGGGATTGTGAGCAAGTTGTGGCCAAATGCTCGTTATGTTAAGTGTGTTGCTACTGGAAGTATGCAGCAGTATTATCCAAAACTTAAGCAATATGCAGGAGAGATACCTCTGTTAGGTGGAGACTACTTCGCTTCGGAATGCTGTGTGGGTATCAACTTGGATATTACGCAACCCCCTGAGAAAactaaatttgttttgcttcCAACTGCCGCCTATTTTGAGTTTCTTCCATTCGATATGAACGAGACTAATGATGCCGGTACAGAAACGGTCGATGTTTCTGGTGTTGAGGTGGGGAAGATGTATCAAGTGGTTGTTACTACTTACAGAGGATTTTACCGGTACCATTTGGGTGATATAGTGAGAGTTGTTGGTTTTTATAATTTGTCTCCAGAAGTTGAATTTGTGATGAGAGCACCCAAAGGCCCAGGTGAGATTATAACCGAGAAGGACTTGATGTGTGCAATGCAAGGTTTCCAGCTTATGCTTGAAAATGCAATGGCAATGGAGATTACTGAGTTTGCAAGTTTTTTAGATACTGAGTTGAGCCCAAAACAGTTGAAGGTATTTGCAgaagttggagagggatgcATGTTGTTTACACAGGAGAAGATAGAGGACTCGCTTGTAGTTCTTAGGAGGTGTTGTTCCTCCATCGAGGATGGTTTGGGAAGCATTTACAAGGTGCAGAGAGATAGAGGTGAAGCAGGCCCTTTGCTGTTATATGTTGTAAAGTCCGGTAGCTTTAACAGACTATCACAGGTAGCCATCCGGAATGGAGCACCAGCTAGTCAATATAAACCACCCAAGATCATAAGAAATAGTGAAATTGTTCGGTTGCTTGAAGAATCTTCTCTTATTACGATTACCTGA
- the LOC126588764 gene encoding sugar transporter ERD6-like 7 produces the protein MAIEDLSKNAAWEEMREPLVRAVQAADGDGSGHGSAKGDQWMVYLSTFVAVCGSYEFGCGVGYSSPTQSGIMKDLGLSLAEYSMFGSILTFGAMIGAITIGPITDFLGRKGALRMSCVFCVAGWLAIYFSKGAVSLDVGRVATGYGSGAFSYIVPVFVAEIAPKNLRGRLTAVNQLMIVSGVSVSFIIGVVVHWRALALIGIVPCAVIIFGLFFIPESPRWLAKTGRRKEFELALQKLRGKDADISDEAAEIQEYIATLDRLPQSKLLDLFQTRYLRSVIIAVGLMVCQQLGGINGVCFYVSDIFEQAGFSPDIGTITYAILQVVVTGLGAAVMDKAGRKPLILASASGLILGCVLVAISFFLKVHELVLDAAPIFAVAGILIFIGSFSIGMGAVPWVIMSEIFPINIKGQAGSLTTLVNWVGAWLCSYTFNFLMSWNSYGTFILYAVVNVLAVLFVIALVPETKGKTLEQIQGEINN, from the exons ATGGCCATTGAAGATCTATCAAAGAATGCTGCATGGGAGGAGATGAGAGAGCCGCTGGTGAGGGCAGTGCAAGCGGCTGATGGAGATGGATCAGGTCATGGAAGCGCCAAAGGCGATCAATGGATGGTTTACCTCAGCACATTTGTAGCAGTCTGCGGCTCTTATGAATTTGGTTGCGGC GTTGGTTACTCGTCGCCTACTCAGTCTGGCATCATGAAAGATCTCGGTTTGTCATTAGCAGAG TATTCAATGTTTGGCTCCATTTTGACATTTGGTGCAATGATAGGTGCTATCACAATCGGGCCGATCACTGATTTTCTTGGTCGAAAAGGG GCATTGAGAATGTCCTGCGTTTTCTGTGTTGCAGGCTGGCTTGCTATTTACTTCTCCAAG GGGGCTGTGTCTCTGGATGTCGGAAGAGTGGCAACTGGGTACGGAAGTGGAGCATTTTCGTACATT GTACCTGTTTTCGTAGCTGAGATTGCGCCAAAAAATCTTCGAGGAAGACTAACTGCTGTAAATCAG TTAATGATCGTTTCTGGAGTGTCCGTTTCCTTCATTATCGGGGTGGTAGTGCATTGGCGGGCTTTAGCACTAATTG GAATTGTTCCCTGTGCTGTGATCATTTTCGGTCTCTTTTTCATTCCCGAGTCTCCAAGATGGTTG GCAAAGACAGGACGCCGGAAAGAGTTTGAATTAGCTCTGCAGAAACTTCGCGGCAAAGACGCTGACATATCTGATGAAGCAGCAGAAATCCAG GAGTATATCGCAACTCTTGATCGGCTCCCTCAATCCAAATTGCTCGATTTGTTTCAAACGAGATACTTGCGCTCGGTCATT ATTGCAGTCGGGTTGATGGTCTGTCAACAATTGGGGGGAATCAACGGGGTCTGTTTCTATGTCAGTGATATATTTGAGCAAGCAg GATTTTCTCCAGACATCGGAACTATAACCTACGCCATTCTTCAG GTTGTCGTAACTGGCCTTGGTGCAGCCGTGATGGATAAAGCGGGAAGAAAGCCTCTAATTTTG GCTTCTGCATCAGGGTTGATACTTGGCTGTGTCCTTGTTGCCATTTCATTCTTTCTGAAG GTTCATGAATTGGTACTCGACGCAGCTCCCATATTTGCTGTAGCAGGCATATTG ATCTTTATAGGATCTTTTTCGATAGGAATGGGAGCAGTTCCGTGGGTTATAATGTCGGAG ATATTCCCTATAAACATTAAAGGACAGGCCGGAAGCTTAACAACGTTGGTGAACTGGGTTGGTGCATGGTTGTGTTCCTACACTTTCAACTTTCTTATGAGTTGGAACTCATATG GTACCTTCATTCTGTATGCAGTGGTCAACGTTCTCGCTGTGTTGTTCGTGATTGCTCTTGTACCTGAAACAAAGGGAAAAACCCTGGAACAAATCCAAGGagaaattaacaattaa
- the LOC126588766 gene encoding sugar transporter ERD6-like 7 isoform X2 — protein MNSVSIGWLAIYFSKGVLSLDIGRTASGYGMGAFSYFVPVFIAEIAPKNLRGRLTAANQLMICVGSSVSFIIGVVVSWRALALIGIVPCAVTIFGLFFIPESPRWLAKTGRHKDFEAALQKLRGKDADISHEAAEIQDYIATLERLPKAKLLDLFQTRYLRSVVIGIGLMVCQQLGGINGVGFYVSDIFEQAGFSSSVGTISFAVLQVVVTGIGASVMDKAGRRPLIVLSASGLVLGSLLTAISFFLKVHDLAHKASPILAVTGILVYIGSFAIGMGAVPWVIMSEIFPINIKGQAGSVATLVNWFGAWLCSYTFNYLMSWSSYGTFVLYAAINALAIAFVVSMVPETKGKTLEQIQGAINK, from the exons ATGAATTCTGTTTCGATTG GTTGGCTTGCTATTTACTTCTCCAAG GGGGTTTTGTCTCTGGACATTGGGAGAACGGCAAGTGGATACGGAATGGGAGCCTTTTCGTACTTC GTACCTGTTTTCATAGCTGAAATCGCACCCAAAAATCTTCGAGGAAGACTAACTGCTGCAAATCAG ttaatGATCTGTGTTGGAAGCTCTGTTTCCTTCATAATCGGGGTAGTAGTAAGTTGGAGGGCATTAGCATTAATCG GAATTGTGCCGTGTGCTGTGACTATTTTCGGTCTTTTTTTCATTCCCGAGTCTCCACGATGGTTG GCAAAGACAGGACGCCATAAAGATTTCGAGGCTGCACTGCAGAAACTTCGTGGCAAAGACGCTGACATCTCTCACGAAGCAGCAGAAATCCAG GATTACATAGCAACTCTTGAACGACTCCCTAAAGCGAAGTTGCTGGATTTGTTTCAAACGAGATACTTGCGCTCAGTCGTT ATTGGCATCGGGCTGATGGTCTGCCAACAATTAGGGGGAATTAACGGGGTTGGTTTCTATGTCAGTGATATTTTTGAGCAAGCAG GATTCTCATCCAGCGTTGGGACTATATCCTTTGCTGTTCTTCAG GTTGTGGTTACTGGTATTGGTGCATCCGTGATGGATAAAGCCGGAAGAAGGCCTCTAATTGTG CTCTCTGCATCAGGCTTGGTACTCGGATCTCTCCTGACTGCCATTTCATTCTTTCTCAAG GTTCATGACTTGGCACACAAGGCATCTCCCATACTTGCTGTAACCGGCATTCTG GTCTATATAGGATCCTTTGCGATAGGAATGGGAGCAGTTCCTTGGGTCATTATGTCTGAG ATATTCCCGATAAACATTAAAGGGCAGGCCGGAAGCGTAGCAACACTGGTGAACTGGTTCGGCGCATGGTTGTGTTCCTACACTTTCAACTATCTTATGAGTTGGAGCTCCTACG GCACCTTCGTTTTGTATGCCGCAATCAACGCACTGGCCATAGCTTTCGTGGTTTCGATGGTACCTGAAACGAAAGGGAAAACCCTGGAACAGATTCAAGGAGCCATTAACAAGTAG